A stretch of DNA from Bacteroidales bacterium:
TATATTTCTAATCCTTTTTGATAGTAATTTAATGATTCTTCTTTTTTACCTTGTTTTTGATAGTTTTCAGCAATTGAATTGTAAGAAGCAACAACCCCATCATAATCGTTTCTTTTTTTTCTAATTTCAAGTGCCTTAAATTGATGGCTAAGAGATTTATTATAGTTCTTGAGGTTATAGAAAGCTAAACTTAAACGATAATGACAATAAGCCATACCTTTTTGATCGTTAATTTTTTCAAAAATTTTGTTTGCTCTAAAAAGATAATCCAAAGCATTTGAATAGTCTGACTCTCTGCATTTTATATCACCAAGATTGTTAAGCGAATAAGCTTCCTCTAGCTTATTTTCGTATTGTAGTGACAATTCATATGCTTTTTTAAAGTAATCAATAGCTTTTTGGTTATCATAAATATTTCTTCTAACAACTCCGAGATAGTTATAAATTGAAGGGGTTTTTTCATTAAGGTCAAGTTTTTGTGTCAGATACAAAGCATAAAGACCATATTCCAATGCTTTTTTAGGATTATTGTGACGATTTACCCAACAAGAATCTTTATACAGTTCAATTATTCGATCGTTATTTATTGTTTTATTTTTTGTATCTAAAGTGTCTTCTTTTTGATTAGGAAAAACTAATTGAATAAAAATATAATTGAATAAAAATATTAAGAGTATTTTCTTGTTCATTTACAAAGTGGTTTTTTTATATTAGATAATGTGTAACTGTTCACAAGTTCTTAAATAGTTGATTATAATTTCAATGTTAAAGAAAAAAGTTGACAATTGACAATTAACAGTAAGCAAAAATTGCAAACCGTCAATTTAAAATCCTGTTAATCAGGGTGTTTAACTGATTTGTTTTCTTTGAATATCTTTTTTTTATTTATACTTATTGTTAATTTATTAAGAAAAAATTCCTGTTTAAAATACATTACAATCCCCAAATAATAGTCGAAATTATAGTTAGCTAAATCATAAAAAGTTTCATATTCTAATCCTAATTTTATCGAAGAATTTATATTTGAATAATATGTTACTCTTCCGGTTAATAATTGTCGATGTTTTTTATTATTTGTGCTATCAAATGCAGACACAGACAGATACATTGGGTTACCTAAGGGGGAAATATAAGAATTTGTGTTTAAAAACCCGAATGATAAATTCGTGTTTTTGGTATTAATATTAATTTTGGAAAAAAATCCGTTGCCATTTTTATAATACGATTCAACAGTTGGAGACATATCATTAAAAGTAATAAAATAATTTTCACTATTTATTGAATTAAATATTTTTCCATTAATATTATAACAAATATCAAAACCCGCAGCTGAATTTAATATTGTTTTAATATTTTTACCGGATGTATCTATTTGTCCGCCCCAATGATTAGTTAAAGATTGTAATAAAACAGATATTGACAATTTATTTTTATCGCTTGATAAATTTGTTTTAGTAGATATTCCAAATGTGAAATTTTCCTGTTCTGTATCATTATTAAAAATGAATTTTTTCCAGTTTACCCATATATCTGCATTAAAATAATTTTTATTAAATATTATCTGCATGCCATTTTCAATATTATCAGTAAAAAACAATTCGGAATGAAATAAGGGTTCAATAAGATTGTGATTTATAGTTCCTTTTATTGTTCCCATGATTATTTCAAGTCCCTTATCAAAATAAGTAATTGAAAAAGTTGGCAAAATTTTGGAATAATTATCAATACCTGAATATTTGTTAAGGAATATTCCTCCTTTAAGGTTTACTTTTGATTGAGTGTAATAAACTATCTGTGGATTAATATTATATCCAATTAAAGTATATCCTTTAATAAAATCATTAAAATATTCATTATTTTTCAGGAAATTTGTATTTGAAATATCAAGATACAAAGAATTACTATCAGAATTATTGAATTGAGGTTTTTCAATAAAAAAGGAATAATTATTTTGTCCAAATACTAATGTTATAGCTATTAAAAAGAAAAATATTGTAGAAATAAATTTTAACACTAAGAAATGGTTTATATTTTATCAATTATAGATTTTAATTCGTTTTCAACACTATTCCATTCATTTATTATCGAATTTATATTTTCATTCATTTCATTATAATTGTTTTTACTTACAGCCATATTTTTAATTTCATCAGATAGGTTTGCTAAAATTTTTAACCTAAGATAATTAAAAGATATTTTTAATGAATGTGAAATAGTTTTGATTTTGTTCTGGTTTTTATTTTTATGATTTTGTTGGAGGAGATCAATTTGTTTGGGAATATAATCTTTAAAAACAATTAATATTTTTTTTACTTTATTAATATCGTTATCATACGTTTTTTTAATAATAGAAATATCAATATTATAATGTTTCTGTATGCTTGATGCAGGTGTTATTATGTTTTCTTTAAACTGCTCATCCTGAGGAATTAAACTGGTTGTTTCAAATTTTAAAAGATTATAGATTTTATTTAAAAGATTTTCCGGAACAAATGGTTTTGTAAGATAATCGTTCATGCCAACATTAAGACACTTTTCCTTTTCTTCTTTCATGGCATGTGCCGACATACCAAGAATTGGAATTTTGTTTAAATTATCAGGGAATTCATTTCGGATAATTTTTGTTGCTTCATAACCATCCATAACAGGCATTTGAACATCCATAATTACTAAATCGTAATTATTTGCTTTTATTTTTTCAAGAGCAATTTTGCCATTCTGAGCAACATTAATTTTTATATTTTTATTATACATTTTTATGGTATCAATTGCCAAGGTTGCATTAACATCGTTATCTTCAACCAACAAAATATTCAGTTTGATTAAATGTTTTGCTTTGATTATTTTATATGATTCGGTTTTTTTGATTATATTTTTGCCTGTTGATATTTTATAATCTAAAATAAAAGTAAATGTTGAGCCTTTGTTTATTTCACTTTCAACAAAGATTTTTCCATTTTGTAATTCAATAAGTTTTTTTACAATAGCTAATCCGAGCCCTGTCCCTCCGTATTTTCTATTAGTGTTATTAGTTGCCTGAGTGAAGCTGTCGAAGATATTATCGATTTTTTGTTTTGAGATTCCAATACCTGTATCGCTTATCTTAAATATGATTTTTGCGTTTTCATTAATTTTTTCAATTAATTCAATGTGAATTACTATTAAACCTCCTGTGTTTGTAAATTTTATTGCATTATCTACAAGATTGGTTAAAATTTGCGACAAACGTACAGGGTCTCCTGAAATATAATCAGGAATATTTTTGTCAATGTATAAATTGAGTTGTATTTGTTTTTTGTTTGCTTTAGAGAGCATCAGGTCGTATAAGCGGTTAATTTCGTCACGGAATACAAAGTCGGATATTTTAATAGATAATTTGCCGGCTTCAATTTTTGAAAAATCTAAAATATCATTTATTAAAACCAACAGGTTGTTGCTTGACAAACGAATATTATTAACATACAATAATTGTTTTGTATTTTTTATTGTGTTCATCAGAAGGTTTGTATATCCGATAATAACATTAAGTGGGGTTCGGATTTCATGACTTGTGTTTGCTAAAAAAAGCTCTTTAGATTTTGAACTTTTTTTGACTTCCTCATATGCTTTTTCAAGTTCTTTTTTCTGAAAATTTATCTCTCTTGTTCTATCGTTTACTTTTTCTTCAAGATATTTTTTATCATTTCTTAACGATTTGAGTCGAAGCTTAAATAATCCATATATAAGAAGAAAAAATATAATAATAATTATAACATAAAAAACTATTGTTTCCCAAAAAGGTGGGTTTTTAATAATTTTTATTGAAACTCCTTCTTTGTTCCATACTCCGTCATTATTAGAACCCCTGACTCTGAAAAAATAAGTTCCATTATCAATATTTGTATAGCTTACAAATCTTCGTGTTCCAATATTTATCCAATTTTTGTCGAATCCTTCAAGTTTGTACTCGTATTTGTTTTTAGCAGTTTTAGTGTAGTTAAGTGCCGAAAAGTGAAAAGAAATAACAGAATGTTTATATGAAAGATGTATTTCGGATGTATAATTAATGTGTTTTTTTAAGGGTGAATTTTTTCCTGCTTTTATTGATTTATTAAAAATCTGAAAATCTGTAATAACAATAGGTGGCACAAAAGGATTGTCTTTAATACTGTCGGGAGAAAATATATTAAATCCATTTATGCCTCCAAAAATTAGTTCTCCGGTATAGCTTTTACAATTTGCATTTTTTGCGAAATCATTATTTTGTAATCCATCGTATATGTCATAATTTTTGAATTTTTTTTGATAAGGGTCAAATTTTGAAAGTCCGTTTACCGTGCTAACCCATAGATTTCCACTATTATCTTCTACAATTCCATGAACAGCATTTCCAATAAGTCCTTCTTTTTTTGAATAGCATATAAAATTTTTATTTTCTCTGTCGAATTTGTTTAAACCATTAATTGTTCCAATCCAAAAATTATTCATTTCATCCTCATATATTGAAATAATTGTATTACAACTTATTGTATTGGGATTATTTGGGTCGTTCTTAAAATTAATAAAATTATCGTTTTCTTTAATATATTTATTAAGTCCATTATCAGTACCAATCCATAACCCACCATAGGTATCCTGATATATGATTGATATTTGATTGTTACTTATTGATGTAGGGTTATCGGGATTATTTTTATAATGAATAAATACTTTATTATTCCAATCATACCTATCTAAACCATTGTCTGTACCAAGCCAGATAAAACCGTCATTATCCTCAAAAATGGTCCATATATCGTTATGACATAAGCTTTTTGGATTGTTTTGATCATTTTTTAGGTGGGTGAAATTATTAGTTTTTCGATTAAAGATATTTATTCCGCTTCCGTCAGTACCAATCCAGATGTTGTTGAATTTGTCTTCTGTAATAGCAGTTATGTCGTTGCTGCTAATGCTTTTAGGATTATACGGATTGTTAAAGTAATGAGTAAATTTGTTATTTTTCCTGTCAAATTTGTCTAAACCTCCTCCAACATCTGTTCCAATCCAAAGTATTCCTTCTTTATCTTCAAATATTGCTTTTATACGGTTATTGCTAAGGCTGTTATCACAGTTTGGAATATGTGCAAAATGATTGAATTTTTTAGGTTTGAGGTCAATTTTGTCTATACCGCCACCTCTTGTTGAAATCCATAAAATTTTAGAATTATCTTCAAAAATATCTCTTACATCATTATATCCTATACTATTTTTATTGTTTGGGTCATGTATATAGTTTATATATTTACTTGTTGTAGGATTAAATTTATATAAGCCTCCAATATGAGTGCCAATCCATAATGAACCCTTATGATCGTCAAGTATTATATTTACCGAATTTTTTTCTTTGCTTTTTGTAGGAAATATAAAATGAGAGAATTTTTCTGTTTTCGGATCAAATTTATCTAAACCAATAGCGGTTCCTACCCAAATAGTTTCTGATTTATCAATAAACACAGTCCTAACCTGTTTATGACTAATACTTGATTTGTCATCGGGATTATATAGATACCTGACAAATGTTTCATCTTTTGTAAACATTTTACATAGACCATTACTTGTAGCAATCCACAAATTCCCCTTTTTGTCTTGAGTAATAGACCAAATACGATCATTGCTAATACTATATGGATTTAGCGGATTATATTTATAATGAGTAAAAACTTCATTTGTGGGGTCAAATTTGTTCAGTCCACCATTTACTGTTCCAATCCAAATATTCCCATTAAAATCTTCATAAACAGTTTGAGCTTTATTCTGACTAATGCTATTTGGATTATTAGGATTATGTAAATAGTTAATAAAAATATCTTTTTCTGGAATATATTTACAAAGTCCACCTCCCCATGTCCCAATCCAGATGTTTCCTTTTTTATCCTGAATAATTTTTGATATACGATTACTGGAAATAGATAAGGAATCAAGAGGATTGTTAGTATAAATAGTAAATGAATAAGCATCGTATTTGTTTAATCCACGATCCTGTGTGCCAAACCACATAAAACCTTTTTGGTCTTGTAAAATAGAATAAACGGTGCTTTGCGAAAGTCCGTCTTTGATTTTGAGGTGTTCAAATATAATATTATTATCCTGTGCTGATAAATTGTTAATAACAATTATAATAAAAGCAATAAGCAAATAATTTTTTGTCATTTTTCTATATTAAGATTAATTTTCTATAATATCATTTATTTCCACTTTTGCTTCTTCCCAACCTATTTCTATCATTTTAATCATATCAGGCATTGTATCAAAATCTGATTCGGAAGCAGCACTTAATTCAATGTTTTTAGATAATTCTTTCAAATCGTTGAGTCCTAAATAATTTAAAGATGTTTTAAGTGAGTGTGAAATAACTTGTAGTTCTTTCCAGTTTCTTTTATAATAGTATTGGTTAAGTCCTTTTATTTGTTCCGGAACATTTTCAAGGTAAAGGGTTAATATTTTTTTTAGTTTTTTGAAATCTCCTTTATAGGTTTTATTTAAAAGAGATAAGTCAATATATTTATTTTTAAAAAACTCTTTGTTTAATTTTATTTCTTTAATTTCCTTATCAACCTTTTTAATTTTTTGTTTGGTAAGTTTTTCAATTTTTGAAAAAAGTTCTTCCGGAACAAAGGGTTTTGTAAGATAATCATTCATTCCCATTTCGTAACATTTATCTTTTTCTTCTTTCATTGCATGTGCAGACATTCCTAATATCGGAGTTTGATTATTAGGTGGTGAAAGGTTGTTTCTTATATGTTTTGTAGCTTCATAACCATCCATTTCAGGCATCTGTATATCCATAATTATCAGGTCGTATGTATTTTTTAGAATTTTATCAACTGCAATTTTACCATTAACAGCAACATCAATGTTTATTTTATTGTTATACAAAAGAATTGTATCAATAGCAAGGGTAACATTAACAGGGTTGTCTTCAACAAGTAGTATTTTTAAATTTTTCTGTACTTCTGCTTTTCGTATAAAATAGCTATCCTCTTTTTCAAGAAGTTTTTTTCCTGAAGCAATTTCATATGATAGTGTAAATGAAAATGTAGAACCTTTATTTATTTCACTTTGAACATTAATTGTTCCTCCTTGTATATCAACAAGTTTTTTTACAATTGACAAACCCAATCCTGTTCCGCCGAATCTTCTTGTTGTATCGCTACTTGCCTGAGTAAAACTTTCAAAAATTGAGGATAGTTTATCTTTTGTTATACCAATACCGGAGTCAACAATTTTGAATGTTATTGTTACATGATTGTCTGTAATTTCAGAGGTTTCAATCAGTATTTTAATATTTCCTTCTTCAGGTGTAAATTTAATTGCATTTCTTATCAGGTTAATTAAAATCTGTGATAATCTTACAGGGTCACCTTTAATAAATCTTGGAACATCTTTTTGAATTGAATATTTAAGGTTTATTTTTTTTTCATTTGCTTTAACAGAAATTGAATAATATAAATCGCGAATTAAATTTGGTAAATCCAATTCAATTTTTTCAATAGATAATTTTCCTGCTTCAATTTTAGAGAAATCCAATATATCATTAATAACAACTATTAAATTATTGCTTGAAGTTTTAATGTTTTTCAAGTATGAAAATTGTTTTTCAGACAAATCGGTATTTAACAGTAGATTTGTGTATCCATAAATTACGTTTAACGGTGTTCTTATTTCATGGCTTGTGTTTGCTAAAAACAATTCCTTTAGTTTTGATGCTTTTTGTATTTCAACATTTGCTTTTTCTAATTCTTTTTTTTGGTTTTCATTTAATGACAGGGTTGTTACAAGTTCTTCCCTTTGTTCTCTGTTAATTTTTAATGCACCTTTTAGTTTTTCTTTTTGTTGTTGATTTAATTCTAATGTTGTTTGAAGTTCTTCTTTTTGCATATATAATTCCCATGTTCTTTCTTTTACTTTTTTGGTTAGTAGTTTACGCATATTTTGAAGTCTTTTAACGCGTAGAAATATAATTATATAAATTATAAAAGAAACAAAAAGAATTATTACAATATAAAACCATGTTTTTTGCCAGTATGGAGATTTAATTTCAAAATTATATGAAGCAGGAGCCGGATTCCATATGCCATTACTGTTACATGACTGAACTTTAAATATATATTTTCCGGATGATAAATTAGTATAGGTTGCCTGGTTTTTTGTTGTAATTGGTAACCAGTTAAGGTCTGTCCCTTCTAATTTGAACTGGTATTTTACTTTTTCGGGGATATTATAATTTATTCCTACAAATTCAAAAGTCAAATTGTTTTTATTATAAGGTAAAATTAGATTTTTTGGTAAGAAATTCCATTTTGATAAAGTATCAGTATATAAATGCCAGTCAATATCTTTATAAAATAATTTAATATTTGTAATGTTTGTTATAGGGGGATCATATTTAATAAAATCTTCGTTTGGATTATATGTAGAAACACCTTTTATTGTTCCAAACCATAATACACCGTAGGAGTCTGTTGATACAGCATTTGCATTACATTCGACACCATAAAATCCTTCAGCTTTACCATAATGACGAATTGCTAAAATATCACCAT
This window harbors:
- a CDS encoding response regulator, producing the protein MTKNYLLIAFIIIVINNLSAQDNNIIFEHLKIKDGLSQSTVYSILQDQKGFMWFGTQDRGLNKYDAYSFTIYTNNPLDSLSISSNRISKIIQDKKGNIWIGTWGGGLCKYIPEKDIFINYLHNPNNPNSISQNKAQTVYEDFNGNIWIGTVNGGLNKFDPTNEVFTHYKYNPLNPYSISNDRIWSITQDKKGNLWIATSNGLCKMFTKDETFVRYLYNPDDKSSISHKQVRTVFIDKSETIWVGTAIGLDKFDPKTEKFSHFIFPTKSKEKNSVNIILDDHKGSLWIGTHIGGLYKFNPTTSKYINYIHDPNNKNSIGYNDVRDIFEDNSKILWISTRGGGIDKIDLKPKKFNHFAHIPNCDNSLSNNRIKAIFEDKEGILWIGTDVGGGLDKFDRKNNKFTHYFNNPYNPKSISSNDITAITEDKFNNIWIGTDGSGINIFNRKTNNFTHLKNDQNNPKSLCHNDIWTIFEDNDGFIWLGTDNGLDRYDWNNKVFIHYKNNPDNPTSISNNQISIIYQDTYGGLWIGTDNGLNKYIKENDNFINFKNDPNNPNTISCNTIISIYEDEMNNFWIGTINGLNKFDRENKNFICYSKKEGLIGNAVHGIVEDNSGNLWVSTVNGLSKFDPYQKKFKNYDIYDGLQNNDFAKNANCKSYTGELIFGGINGFNIFSPDSIKDNPFVPPIVITDFQIFNKSIKAGKNSPLKKHINYTSEIHLSYKHSVISFHFSALNYTKTAKNKYEYKLEGFDKNWINIGTRRFVSYTNIDNGTYFFRVRGSNNDGVWNKEGVSIKIIKNPPFWETIVFYVIIIIIFFLLIYGLFKLRLKSLRNDKKYLEEKVNDRTREINFQKKELEKAYEEVKKSSKSKELFLANTSHEIRTPLNVIIGYTNLLMNTIKNTKQLLYVNNIRLSSNNLLVLINDILDFSKIEAGKLSIKISDFVFRDEINRLYDLMLSKANKKQIQLNLYIDKNIPDYISGDPVRLSQILTNLVDNAIKFTNTGGLIVIHIELIEKINENAKIIFKISDTGIGISKQKIDNIFDSFTQATNNTNRKYGGTGLGLAIVKKLIELQNGKIFVESEINKGSTFTFILDYKISTGKNIIKKTESYKIIKAKHLIKLNILLVEDNDVNATLAIDTIKMYNKNIKINVAQNGKIALEKIKANNYDLVIMDVQMPVMDGYEATKIIRNEFPDNLNKIPILGMSAHAMKEEKEKCLNVGMNDYLTKPFVPENLLNKIYNLLKFETTSLIPQDEQFKENIITPASSIQKHYNIDISIIKKTYDNDINKVKKILIVFKDYIPKQIDLLQQNHKNKNQNKIKTISHSLKISFNYLRLKILANLSDEIKNMAVSKNNYNEMNENINSIINEWNSVENELKSIIDKI
- a CDS encoding response regulator, producing MIIDKKFIYILFFFILFYSSSLSQIYNFRQFSLEEGLSQSQVFDICQDQTGNIWFGTYGGGITIWNGIQIKYLSIGDGLPSYSIIALLSSQNGNIWIGTENGIALYNGIEIIDIDPEKKINNNVWNIAEDKHGTIWFGCEKEIWTYANNNLTLVFDSIRITPTFLKDSKGNFWISGLHDGIAVCVEEKYNTNILDELDDVYIEEMFEDKNNNIWFCTSTGLYLFSKDTLTLFTKNNGLPDDYIQTINQDDKGNIWIGTNSGGVSVYNGVNFLNISQYQGIGFNNIAKIFLDKNNNIWIGTDGAGASIFNGFAFQHYVFPKHLTNNLIWSILIDSDDTKWFGTDGNGLIKYKNNNLKIYTTKDGLADNHANCLLEDSKGNIWIGTNSGLSKYNGKYFKNYTTKNGLPDNQINCLLEDNKGNIWISIMATGIAKFDGKSFTNYSIKDGLVDNYIWDIFQDKKGLLYFGTDEGLSIYDGKTFKTYTTENGLKENSIWSIDQDHYGNIWMGTNDGITWYNGKIFKNYTSYNILNSNVIYIIIFDINNNLIVGTEKGINKITYNENGDILAIRHYGKAEGFYGVECNANAVSTDSYGVLWFGTIKGVSTYNPNEDFIKYDPPITNITNIKLFYKDIDWHLYTDTLSKWNFLPKNLILPYNKNNLTFEFVGINYNIPEKVKYQFKLEGTDLNWLPITTKNQATYTNLSSGKYIFKVQSCNSNGIWNPAPASYNFEIKSPYWQKTWFYIVIILFVSFIIYIIIFLRVKRLQNMRKLLTKKVKERTWELYMQKEELQTTLELNQQQKEKLKGALKINREQREELVTTLSLNENQKKELEKANVEIQKASKLKELFLANTSHEIRTPLNVIYGYTNLLLNTDLSEKQFSYLKNIKTSSNNLIVVINDILDFSKIEAGKLSIEKIELDLPNLIRDLYYSISVKANEKKINLKYSIQKDVPRFIKGDPVRLSQILINLIRNAIKFTPEEGNIKILIETSEITDNHVTITFKIVDSGIGITKDKLSSIFESFTQASSDTTRRFGGTGLGLSIVKKLVDIQGGTINVQSEINKGSTFSFTLSYEIASGKKLLEKEDSYFIRKAEVQKNLKILLVEDNPVNVTLAIDTILLYNNKINIDVAVNGKIAVDKILKNTYDLIIMDIQMPEMDGYEATKHIRNNLSPPNNQTPILGMSAHAMKEEKDKCYEMGMNDYLTKPFVPEELFSKIEKLTKQKIKKVDKEIKEIKLNKEFFKNKYIDLSLLNKTYKGDFKKLKKILTLYLENVPEQIKGLNQYYYKRNWKELQVISHSLKTSLNYLGLNDLKELSKNIELSAASESDFDTMPDMIKMIEIGWEEAKVEINDIIEN